A section of the Stenotrophomonas acidaminiphila genome encodes:
- a CDS encoding nucleoprotein/polynucleotide-associated enzyme, whose product MSDTLRDQLLGLGFKPAPKPERKPDTRRDGRPQGRPAQAGNKPAGKPGHAGKPAHGNKPAHGGPQGPRKPRSQEDIDLAKAYAIRAQKEKDERIEAERRKQEEARLRREAKARLDELIKDKGLNDPDADIARHFPYGGKIKRIYVTADQLKALNAGQLGVLQQNGRYLLVTAELLAEAEKIFAPAVALKVDPDAPAGDDPYADPMYQVPDDLVW is encoded by the coding sequence ATGAGCGACACTCTCCGCGACCAGCTCCTCGGGCTGGGCTTCAAGCCCGCGCCCAAGCCGGAGCGCAAGCCCGACACCCGCCGCGACGGCCGCCCGCAGGGCAGGCCGGCGCAGGCCGGCAACAAGCCCGCTGGCAAGCCCGGCCATGCCGGCAAGCCGGCGCACGGCAACAAGCCCGCCCATGGCGGCCCGCAGGGGCCGCGCAAGCCGCGTTCGCAGGAAGACATCGACCTGGCCAAGGCGTATGCGATCCGCGCGCAGAAGGAAAAGGACGAGCGCATCGAGGCCGAACGCCGGAAGCAGGAAGAAGCCCGCCTGCGCCGCGAGGCCAAGGCCCGGCTGGACGAGCTGATCAAGGACAAGGGGCTGAACGACCCCGACGCCGATATCGCCCGCCACTTTCCCTATGGCGGCAAGATCAAGCGCATCTACGTCACCGCCGACCAGCTCAAGGCGCTCAATGCCGGGCAGCTGGGCGTGCTGCAGCAGAACGGGCGCTACCTGCTGGTGACGGCCGAACTGCTGGCCGAGGCGGAGAAGATCTTCGCCCCGGCCGTGGCACTGAAGGTCGATCCCGACGCACCGGCCGGGGACGACCCCTACGCCGACCCGATGTACCAGGTGCCCGACGACCTGGTCTGGTAG
- a CDS encoding UDP-glucose 6-dehydrogenase: MRVAIFGTGYVGLVTGTCLAEVGHDVVCVDIDQAKVDGLNRGVIPIYEPGLEPMVKANHAASRLAFTTDAASAIAHGQVVFIAVGTPPDEDGSADLQYVLAVARTIGRHLQVPTVVVNKSTVPVGTADKVRAAIAEELAARGVEIAFDVVSNPEFLKEGDAVADCMRPDRIIIGAASDAPVAVMRRLYAPFNRNHDRVVEMDVRSAELTKYAANAMLATKISFMNEIANIAERVGADIEHVRQGIGSDPRIGWHFIYPGAGYGGSCFPKDVQALARTALQYGHAPRLLEAVEAVNEAQKGHLFELVQRHYDRGEDEGVRGKTFAVWGLAFKPNTDDMREASSRRLLAQLWEAGARVRAYDPEAMHEARRLFGERDDLVLCDSAFAALEGADALIVVTEWKQFRSPDFARIRQALGDAVVFDGRNLYDPHEIEAAGLAYYGIGRGRSLHV, translated from the coding sequence ATGCGCGTTGCGATTTTCGGTACCGGCTACGTCGGACTCGTCACCGGGACCTGCCTGGCCGAGGTTGGGCATGACGTGGTCTGTGTCGACATCGACCAGGCCAAGGTCGACGGCCTGAACCGGGGCGTCATCCCGATCTATGAACCGGGACTGGAACCGATGGTCAAGGCCAACCATGCCGCGTCGCGGCTGGCCTTCACCACCGACGCCGCCTCCGCGATCGCGCATGGCCAGGTGGTCTTCATCGCGGTCGGCACGCCGCCGGACGAGGACGGCAGCGCCGACCTGCAGTACGTGCTGGCGGTGGCCCGCACCATCGGCCGGCACCTGCAGGTGCCGACCGTGGTGGTCAACAAGTCGACGGTGCCGGTGGGCACCGCCGACAAGGTCCGCGCGGCGATCGCCGAGGAGCTGGCCGCGCGCGGCGTGGAGATCGCGTTCGACGTGGTCTCCAACCCCGAATTCCTGAAAGAGGGCGATGCGGTGGCCGACTGCATGCGCCCGGACCGCATCATCATCGGCGCCGCCAGCGACGCGCCGGTGGCGGTGATGCGCCGCCTGTACGCACCGTTCAACCGCAACCACGACCGCGTGGTGGAAATGGACGTGCGTTCGGCCGAGCTGACCAAGTACGCGGCCAACGCGATGCTGGCGACCAAGATTTCGTTCATGAACGAAATCGCCAACATCGCCGAGCGCGTCGGCGCCGACATCGAGCACGTCCGCCAGGGCATCGGCTCGGACCCGCGCATCGGCTGGCACTTCATCTATCCCGGCGCCGGCTACGGCGGCTCGTGCTTCCCCAAGGACGTGCAGGCGCTGGCCCGCACCGCCCTGCAGTACGGCCATGCGCCGCGCCTGCTCGAGGCGGTGGAAGCGGTGAACGAGGCGCAGAAGGGGCACCTGTTCGAACTGGTCCAGCGCCACTATGACCGGGGCGAGGACGAGGGCGTGCGCGGCAAGACCTTCGCGGTGTGGGGGCTGGCGTTCAAGCCCAATACCGACGACATGCGCGAAGCCTCCAGCCGCCGCCTGCTGGCGCAGCTGTGGGAGGCCGGCGCGCGGGTGCGCGCCTACGACCCGGAGGCGATGCACGAGGCCCGCCGCCTCTTCGGCGAACGCGACGACCTGGTGCTGTGCGACTCGGCGTTCGCAGCGCTGGAAGGCGCCGATGCGCTGATCGTGGTCACCGAATGGAAACAGTTCCGCAGCCCGGATTTCGCCCGCATCCGCCAGGCGCTGGGCGACGCGGTGGTGTTCGACGGCCGCAACCTGTACGACCCGCATGAGATCGAGGCGGCCGGGCTGGCCTATTACGGCATCGGCCGGGGGCGCTCCCTGCATGTCTGA
- a CDS encoding peptidylprolyl isomerase: MKMGKRGAVASLMILALAVPAAVIAQQPAAPAATKEKSVLTSEREKIGYAIGVDVASSFEPIASEVDVAALRRAVENAFAGGQPLLSQEEAQKTDQALRMAMMIRSGQQVPGMAPGSQPPAVDREKVGLMLGSYAVGPSLAPIRGDIDLDAVFQAIGTIFAKGTPLMDRQQAQATLQAFSTAKQAAAAGKNREEGNAFLAKNKTQPGVVTTASGLQYQVLRAGSGERPMATSRVRVNYEGKLLDGTVFDSSYQRGQPADFGLNQVIKGWTEGVSLMPVGSKYRFWVPSELAYGSNGTPGGPIGPDATLTFDVELLGVLQ, from the coding sequence ATGAAGATGGGAAAGCGCGGCGCCGTGGCGTCGCTGATGATTCTGGCGTTGGCGGTCCCTGCGGCCGTGATCGCGCAACAACCTGCCGCCCCGGCGGCCACCAAGGAGAAGTCCGTTTTGACCTCGGAACGTGAAAAGATCGGCTATGCCATCGGCGTGGACGTCGCCAGTTCGTTCGAACCCATCGCCTCGGAAGTCGACGTCGCCGCGCTGCGCCGTGCCGTGGAAAACGCCTTCGCCGGCGGCCAGCCGCTGCTGTCGCAGGAAGAAGCGCAGAAGACCGACCAGGCGCTGCGCATGGCGATGATGATCCGTTCCGGCCAGCAGGTGCCGGGCATGGCGCCGGGCAGCCAGCCGCCGGCGGTGGACCGCGAAAAGGTCGGCCTGATGCTGGGCAGCTACGCCGTCGGCCCGTCGCTGGCGCCGATCCGCGGCGACATCGACCTGGACGCGGTGTTCCAGGCCATCGGCACCATCTTCGCCAAGGGCACGCCGCTGATGGACCGCCAGCAGGCGCAGGCCACGCTGCAGGCGTTCAGCACCGCCAAGCAGGCCGCCGCCGCCGGCAAGAACCGCGAGGAAGGCAATGCGTTCCTGGCCAAGAACAAGACCCAGCCGGGCGTGGTGACCACCGCCTCGGGCCTGCAGTACCAGGTGCTGCGCGCCGGCAGCGGCGAGCGCCCGATGGCCACCAGCCGCGTGCGCGTGAACTACGAGGGCAAGCTGCTGGACGGCACCGTGTTCGACAGCAGCTACCAGCGCGGCCAGCCGGCCGATTTCGGCCTGAACCAGGTGATCAAGGGCTGGACCGAAGGCGTGTCGCTGATGCCGGTCGGTTCCAAGTACCGGTTCTGGGTCCCGTCCGAACTGGCCTATGGCAGCAACGGCACCCCGGGCGGCCCGATCGGCCCGGACGCGACGCTGACCTTCGACGTCGAGCTGCTGGGCGTCCTGCAGTAA
- a CDS encoding glutathione peroxidase, which yields MSIRKYLIAVAFAMSMAGGAGAADGALLDRDYRPLAGKDPVNLNREYGGKVLLVVNTASKCGYTPQYEGLEALHQALAGRGFAVLGFPSNDFKGQEPGSEAEIQEFCTLTYGVKFPMFQKVHVTGAEATPLYRDLARLTGVAPGWNFHKYLIARDGRVVAQFPSKVRPDDPELRAAIERELARPVPGRR from the coding sequence ATGTCTATCCGCAAATACCTGATTGCAGTGGCATTTGCCATGTCCATGGCCGGGGGGGCGGGCGCCGCCGACGGTGCCTTGCTGGACCGCGACTACCGGCCGCTTGCCGGAAAGGACCCGGTGAACCTGAACCGCGAGTACGGCGGCAAGGTGCTGCTGGTGGTGAACACCGCCTCCAAATGCGGCTACACGCCCCAGTACGAGGGGCTGGAAGCCCTGCACCAGGCGCTTGCCGGGCGCGGTTTCGCGGTGCTGGGCTTTCCCTCCAATGACTTCAAGGGCCAGGAGCCGGGCAGCGAGGCGGAGATCCAGGAGTTCTGCACGCTGACCTACGGGGTCAAGTTCCCGATGTTCCAGAAGGTGCACGTGACCGGCGCCGAGGCCACGCCGCTCTATCGCGACCTCGCCCGCCTGACCGGCGTGGCGCCGGGCTGGAACTTCCACAAGTACCTGATCGCGCGAGACGGCCGGGTGGTGGCGCAGTTCCCCAGCAAGGTGCGGCCGGACGACCCGGAACTGCGCGCGGCGATCGAGCGCGAACTCGCGCGGCCGGTGCCGGGCCGCCGCTGA
- a CDS encoding GntR family transcriptional regulator, whose translation MSDIQWSDGAPIYRQLKDRVIAMMLDGVIKPGDALPSVRQVAAEYQLNPITVSRAYQELADENLVEKRRGLGMFMTEEAARKLRGSERDRFLNEEWPGVLERIQRLGLTLEDLLPPGTTP comes from the coding sequence ATGAGCGATATCCAGTGGAGCGATGGCGCTCCCATCTACCGCCAGCTGAAGGATCGCGTCATCGCGATGATGCTGGACGGGGTCATCAAGCCGGGCGACGCGCTGCCCTCGGTACGCCAGGTGGCGGCCGAGTACCAGTTGAACCCGATCACGGTCTCGCGTGCCTACCAGGAACTGGCCGACGAGAACCTGGTCGAGAAGCGCCGCGGCCTGGGCATGTTCATGACCGAGGAAGCCGCGCGCAAACTGCGCGGCAGCGAGCGCGACCGTTTTCTCAATGAAGAGTGGCCCGGGGTGCTGGAACGGATCCAGCGCCTGGGCCTGACCTTGGAAGATCTGCTGCCACCGGGGACCACACCATGA
- a CDS encoding multidrug ABC transporter ATP-binding protein, which yields MNAAVDAVVSAQGLRKAYKQKPALDNTSFTIAPGRIVGLIGPNGAGKTTALKALLGLTAFEGDLRVLGMDPRTQRNALMNDVCFIADVAVLPRWIRVKEAIDFVAGVHPRFDRARCERFLANTKLQPKQRVSELSKGMVVQLHLALVMAIDARVLVLDEPTLGLDILYRKEFYQRLLEDYFDEQKTIIITTHQVEEIEHILTDVLFIRDGRIVLSADMENVSERYTELLASADTLQAARELSPIDERALPFGKTVLLYDGADRTQLDALGETRNPGLADLFVAIMKGTYA from the coding sequence ATGAATGCCGCCGTCGACGCCGTCGTTTCCGCCCAGGGCCTGCGCAAGGCCTACAAGCAGAAGCCGGCACTGGACAACACCAGCTTCACCATCGCCCCGGGCCGCATCGTCGGCCTGATCGGCCCCAATGGCGCCGGCAAGACCACGGCGCTCAAGGCCCTGCTCGGGCTGACCGCGTTCGAGGGCGACCTGCGCGTGCTCGGCATGGACCCGCGCACCCAGCGCAACGCGTTGATGAACGACGTGTGCTTCATCGCCGACGTGGCGGTGCTGCCGCGCTGGATCCGGGTCAAGGAAGCCATCGATTTCGTCGCCGGCGTGCACCCGCGCTTCGACCGCGCCCGCTGCGAGCGCTTCCTCGCCAACACCAAGCTGCAGCCGAAGCAGCGCGTGTCCGAGCTGTCCAAGGGCATGGTGGTGCAGCTGCACCTGGCGCTGGTGATGGCCATCGACGCGCGCGTGCTGGTGCTGGACGAGCCGACCCTGGGCCTGGACATCCTCTACCGCAAGGAGTTCTACCAGCGCCTGCTGGAGGACTACTTCGACGAACAGAAGACCATCATCATCACCACCCACCAGGTCGAGGAGATCGAGCACATCCTCACCGACGTGCTGTTCATCCGCGACGGCCGGATCGTGCTCTCGGCCGACATGGAGAACGTGTCCGAGCGCTATACCGAGCTGCTGGCATCGGCCGACACCCTGCAGGCCGCACGCGAGCTGTCGCCCATCGACGAGCGCGCGCTGCCGTTCGGCAAGACCGTGCTGCTCTACGACGGCGCCGACCGCACCCAGCTCGACGCCCTGGGCGAAACCCGCAACCCCGGCCTTGCCGACCTGTTCGTGGCCATCATGAAGGGAACCTACGCATGA
- the aspA gene encoding aspartate ammonia-lyase (catalyzes the formation of fumarate from aspartate), giving the protein MGGKFRIEHDSMGELQVPAEALWGAQTQRAVQNFPVSGQRMPRAFIRALGLIKASAAEVNTGLGLLPKGVGRAIRAAALEVAAGAHDAQFPVDVYQTGSGTSSNMNANEVIATLANQGGKAGKAHVHPNDHVNLGQSSNDVIPTAIRVSAQLETVQTLLPALRHLRRAIDRRGRALGKVVKTGRTHLMDAMPLTFAQEFGAWSAQLESAQGRIEDALKRLRRLPLGGTAIGTGINADPRFGGKVARALSSATGTRFESAQNKFEGLAAQDDAVELSGQLNALAVALIKIANDLRWMNSGPLAGLGEVELPALQPGSSIMPGKVNPVIPEATVMAAAQVIGHHTAITVAGQTGNFQLNVALPLIAANLLDSIQLLSSVMTLLADRVFAGLVVKQERVREALARNPILVTALNPIIGYEKAAAIAKRAYREQRPVLEIAREDSGLPEAELKRLLDPAALTRGGIHDH; this is encoded by the coding sequence ATGGGCGGGAAATTCCGGATCGAACACGACAGCATGGGTGAACTGCAGGTGCCGGCCGAGGCCCTGTGGGGGGCGCAGACCCAGCGTGCCGTGCAGAACTTCCCGGTGTCGGGGCAGCGCATGCCGCGCGCCTTCATCCGCGCGCTGGGGCTGATCAAGGCCAGTGCCGCCGAGGTCAACACCGGGCTCGGGCTGCTGCCCAAGGGCGTGGGCCGGGCGATCCGCGCCGCGGCCCTGGAGGTGGCGGCCGGCGCGCACGACGCGCAGTTCCCGGTCGACGTCTACCAGACCGGCTCGGGTACCTCGTCGAACATGAACGCCAACGAGGTCATCGCCACGCTGGCCAACCAGGGCGGCAAGGCCGGCAAGGCCCACGTGCATCCCAACGACCACGTCAACCTGGGGCAGAGTTCCAACGACGTGATTCCCACCGCCATCCGCGTCTCGGCGCAGCTGGAAACGGTGCAGACCCTGCTGCCGGCGCTCCGGCACCTGCGCCGCGCCATCGACAGGCGCGGGCGGGCGTTGGGCAAGGTGGTGAAGACCGGCCGCACCCACCTCATGGACGCGATGCCGCTGACCTTCGCGCAGGAATTCGGCGCCTGGTCGGCGCAGCTGGAATCGGCGCAGGGGCGCATCGAGGACGCACTGAAGCGGCTGCGCCGGCTGCCGCTGGGCGGCACCGCGATCGGCACCGGGATCAATGCCGATCCGCGCTTCGGCGGCAAGGTGGCGCGGGCGCTTTCAAGCGCCACGGGCACCCGTTTCGAGAGCGCGCAGAACAAGTTCGAAGGCCTGGCCGCGCAGGACGACGCGGTGGAGCTGTCCGGCCAGCTCAACGCGCTGGCGGTGGCATTGATCAAGATCGCCAACGACCTGCGCTGGATGAATTCCGGGCCGCTGGCCGGGCTGGGCGAGGTCGAGCTGCCGGCGCTGCAGCCGGGCAGTTCGATTATGCCGGGCAAGGTCAACCCGGTGATCCCGGAAGCGACGGTGATGGCCGCCGCGCAGGTGATCGGCCACCACACCGCGATCACCGTGGCCGGGCAGACCGGCAACTTCCAGTTGAACGTGGCGCTGCCGCTGATCGCGGCCAACCTGCTCGACTCCATCCAGCTGCTGTCCAGCGTGATGACCCTGCTGGCCGACAGAGTGTTCGCCGGGCTGGTGGTCAAACAGGAGCGGGTACGCGAGGCGCTGGCGCGCAACCCGATCCTGGTGACCGCGCTCAACCCGATCATCGGTTACGAGAAGGCCGCGGCCATCGCCAAGCGCGCCTACCGGGAACAGCGCCCGGTACTGGAGATCGCCCGCGAGGACAGCGGCCTGCCGGAAGCCGAGCTCAAGCGCCTGCTGGACCCGGCGGCGTTGACGCGTGGGGGCATCCACGACCATTGA